The Tubulanus polymorphus chromosome 1, tnTubPoly1.2, whole genome shotgun sequence genome contains a region encoding:
- the LOC141915128 gene encoding ubiquinol-cytochrome c reductase complex assembly factor 2-like: MAAPRYRKFMKLLGHWCVDKDKVGRDLGSFIRSQLAVEFKLGEATQLANETECDEKYESLRKISSNFYKNAYTRAKEYGSTGLDYETCKGITSNEVMIELTTKSAEDISK; the protein is encoded by the exons ATGGCTGCGCCCAGGTATCGAAAATTTATGAAACTATTAGGACACTGGTGTGTAGATAAAGATAAAGTTGGCCGTGATTTGGGGAGTTTCATTCGTAGTCAG TTGGCTGTCGAATTTAAGCTCGGGGAAGCTACGCAATTAGCAAATGAGACCgaatgtgatgagaaatatGAAAGTCTTCGTAAAATAAGTTCAAACTTTTATAAGAACGCCTACACTCGTGCTAAAGAATATGGTTCGACAGGACTTGACTATGAAACCTGTAAAGGTATTACGTCCAATGAAGTAATGATAGAATTAACAACGAAATCGGCTGAGGATATTTCTAAGTGA
- the LOC141910017 gene encoding uncharacterized protein LOC141910017 isoform X1, translated as MGNPVKVSGKIFHGSEAKKWAEDVAKYINENLRYEEVDACTECIRPSSAAINNQLKEMINNSLKCCFVIDRDFFKLTHPQSPQFDYVMQTNLVAVCYGEVQKCELSMNIPYVFESNMEVKDFARKLIDLWKRDDGVQDSDVSSSNCGWNHTMKVEGASVIGDGSTGDLGRDSYPSVASTAKDSGSLKCLEQAIQPQAIGGMEACGNGSMEGNPSDTRPQLQQYQPQSNLQGMGRLELSPPIPGHPVAPSNDCMPMSSVQHRILRQIGIRLEGSTVVSCDWKDWASLQRKEGRKFLTQDEINLMERKPPGTIFTSLIQDPKFENYTIGDFRTDMKKIQRNDILKKFNQLMSNDA; from the exons ATGGGAAATCCGGTAAAAGTATCTG GAAAGATTTTCCACGGTTCAGAGGCTAAAAAATGGGCCGAAGACGTAGCGAAATACATCAATGAAAACTTGCGGTATGAAGAGGTAGATGCTTGCACCGAGTGTATCAGACCAT CGAGTGCAGCAATCAACaatcaattaaaagaaatGATCAACAACAGTTTGAAATGTTGTTTTGTGATAGATAGagattttttcaaactaaCTCACCCGCAAA GTCCACAATTTGACTATGTCATGCAAACAAATCTGGTGGCAGTTTGCTATGGTGAGGTACAAAAATGTGAACTTAGTATGAACATTCCGTACGTATTTGAAAGCAACATGGAAGTCAAGGATTTTGCTAGGAAGCTCATAGATTTATGGAAGAGGG atgatggagtTCAAGATTCAGACGTAAGCAGTTCTAACTGTGGTTGGAATCACACCATGAAAGTAGAAGGTGCAAGTGTTATAG GTGATGGAAGCACTGGAGATCTAGGGAGAGACTCATATCCAAGTGTTGCATCAACCG ctaaGGATTCAGgcagtttgaaatgtttggagcAAGCAATACAGCCACAAGCCATCGGTGGTATGGAAGCCTGCGGTAATGGTAGTATGGAAGGGAACCCCAGTGATACTCGTCCCCAGCTACAGCAATACCAGCCACAGTCTAATCTGCAAG gaatgggaaggttgGAATTGAGCCCACCAATACCGGGACATCCAGTTGCTCCATCAAATGACTGTATGCCAATGAGCAGTGTACAACATCGTATTTTGAGGCAGATAGGAATACGTTTAGAAGGTTCAACAGTTGTATCTTGTGACTGGAAAGACTGGGCCTCGCTGCAGCGTAAAGAAGGCCGCAAGTTTTTAACACAAGATGAAATTAACTTGATGGAAAGAAAACCCCCAGGCACCATCTTTACATCACTAATTCAAGACCCaaagtttgaaaattacaCAATAGGAGATTTTCGGACGGACATGAAAAAGATACAGcgtaatgatattttgaagaaatttaaTCAGTTGATGTCAAATGATGCCTAA
- the LOC141910017 gene encoding uncharacterized protein LOC141910017 isoform X2 produces the protein MINNSLKCCFVIDRDFFKLTHPQSPQFDYVMQTNLVAVCYGEVQKCELSMNIPYVFESNMEVKDFARKLIDLWKRDDGVQDSDVSSSNCGWNHTMKVEGASVIGDGSTGDLGRDSYPSVASTAKDSGSLKCLEQAIQPQAIGGMEACGNGSMEGNPSDTRPQLQQYQPQSNLQGMGRLELSPPIPGHPVAPSNDCMPMSSVQHRILRQIGIRLEGSTVVSCDWKDWASLQRKEGRKFLTQDEINLMERKPPGTIFTSLIQDPKFENYTIGDFRTDMKKIQRNDILKKFNQLMSNDA, from the exons atGATCAACAACAGTTTGAAATGTTGTTTTGTGATAGATAGagattttttcaaactaaCTCACCCGCAAA GTCCACAATTTGACTATGTCATGCAAACAAATCTGGTGGCAGTTTGCTATGGTGAGGTACAAAAATGTGAACTTAGTATGAACATTCCGTACGTATTTGAAAGCAACATGGAAGTCAAGGATTTTGCTAGGAAGCTCATAGATTTATGGAAGAGGG atgatggagtTCAAGATTCAGACGTAAGCAGTTCTAACTGTGGTTGGAATCACACCATGAAAGTAGAAGGTGCAAGTGTTATAG GTGATGGAAGCACTGGAGATCTAGGGAGAGACTCATATCCAAGTGTTGCATCAACCG ctaaGGATTCAGgcagtttgaaatgtttggagcAAGCAATACAGCCACAAGCCATCGGTGGTATGGAAGCCTGCGGTAATGGTAGTATGGAAGGGAACCCCAGTGATACTCGTCCCCAGCTACAGCAATACCAGCCACAGTCTAATCTGCAAG gaatgggaaggttgGAATTGAGCCCACCAATACCGGGACATCCAGTTGCTCCATCAAATGACTGTATGCCAATGAGCAGTGTACAACATCGTATTTTGAGGCAGATAGGAATACGTTTAGAAGGTTCAACAGTTGTATCTTGTGACTGGAAAGACTGGGCCTCGCTGCAGCGTAAAGAAGGCCGCAAGTTTTTAACACAAGATGAAATTAACTTGATGGAAAGAAAACCCCCAGGCACCATCTTTACATCACTAATTCAAGACCCaaagtttgaaaattacaCAATAGGAGATTTTCGGACGGACATGAAAAAGATACAGcgtaatgatattttgaagaaatttaaTCAGTTGATGTCAAATGATGCCTAA
- the LOC141906648 gene encoding zinc transporter ZIP9-B-like, translating to MEELWTIVILSIAMLIGCYIAGSIPLAVTMSEDRLKLLSVFGAGLLVGTALAVIIPEGVHSLYETKLELKHHHKDKAHESDHTDGHHHHDHDISDLHSVIGVALVLGFVCMLLVDKIGGGGHSHTPVDAENGTQPTRSRITATLGLVVHAAADGVALGAAATTSQTHVTMIVFVAIMLHKAPAAFGLVSFLLHEGFDRMRIRRHLLAFAAAAPLLAMITYFGLSQQSKETLSHINATGIAMLFSAGTFLFVATVHVLPEIANMPTRTVSSNGNVIVHEHKGFTMCEVFLLICGALIPVLLSIGHHH from the exons ATGGAGGAATTATGGACAATAGTTATATTGTCAATAGCCATGTTGATAGGCTGTTATATCGCTGGATCGATTCCTCTTGCCGTTACAATGTCAGAG GATAGATTAAAACTACTGTCAGTATTTGGTGCTGGGTTATTGGTAGGTACAGCATTAGCCGTAATAATTCCTGAAGGCGTTCATTCACTTTATGAGACAAAATTAG AGCTCAAACATCACCATAAAGATAAAGCTCATGAAAGTGATCACACTGATggacatcatcatcatgatCATGATATATCTGACTTACACAGTGTGATCGGAGTAGCTCTAGTATTAGGCTTTGTTTGTATGTTACTAGTCGATAAAATAGGTGGTGGTGGACACAGTCATACTCCTGTTG atgctGAAAATGGTACACAACCAACAAGGAGCAGAATAACTGCTACATTAGGTTTAGTTGTTCACGCCGCAG CTGATGGAGTTGCTCTAGGGGCGGCCGCCACTACATCGCAAACACATGTCACAATGATTGTATTTGTGGCTATAATGCTCCACAAG GCACCTGCTGCATTTGGTTTGGTATCATTTTTACTACACGAAGGTTTTGATAGGATGCGAATACGTCGGCATTTGCTCGCATTCGCGGCAGCTGCTCCGTTGTTAGCGATGATCACATACTTCGGTTTAAGCCAG caaAGTAAAGAGACTCTTTCTCACATAAACGCCACTGGAATTGCAATGTTGTTTAGTGCCGGGACATTTTTGTTCGTCGCGACAGTTCATGTACTTCCAGAGATTGCTAACATGCCAACACGAACTGTATCATCAAATGGTAATGTGATCGTCCACGAACATAAAGGATTTACTATGTGCGAGGTTTTCCTATTGATTTGTGGCGCATTAATTCCGGTACTTTTGTCCATCGGTCATCATCACTGA
- the LOC141909682 gene encoding enhancer of rudimentary homolog, with protein MSHTILLVQPTHRRPESRTYSDYENVNDCLEGVCKIFEEHLKRMNPSSPSITYDISQLFDFIDQLADICCLVFQKGKATYVPHNKEWIKERIYVLLRKQAGEGAP; from the exons ATG tcACACACAATTCTACTGGTGCAGCCAACTCACCGGAGACCTGAAAGTCGAACGTACTCAGATTATGAAAATGTAAACGATTGTTTGGAAGGCgtttgtaaaatatttgaggAACATCTTAAACGAATGAATCCCAGTAGTCCATCTATCACTTATGACATTAGCCAGCTGTTTGATTTCATTGATCAACTCGCTGATATTTGCTGCCTTGT ATTCCAGAAAGGTAAAGCTACATATGTTCCGCACAATAAGGAATGGATTAAGGAAAGGATTTATGTTCTGCTCAGGAAACAGGCTGGAGAAGGTGCTCCATAA
- the LOC141912715 gene encoding protein inscuteable homolog isoform X2 — translation MMMDSVQQWLADLRWMTECECMSVLQSKSLTVHENNNVQTANTNGATSLHAKDQNNKKKQLIPKSVKEHIDVIRSRAHVVSSEFTKIFSKIEKDRWKHVTSRMLRIASHLRSLVHECDTAIPFNAPHVIWKQEEQLIENCNCLQNVATELMEINSTLPKKTPLLDQLTITGQIFGCLVDNVLGYLVQTIVDPIVCQSSAVAVKSSIIHLTDLAIDGEHMCFIVAREGGVRALLNICHNESIMTSWSHALRTLATVCCVPEAISELEKENGVELLTDLLNDSTLNETIRSEAAGVIAQITSPGLEQYQHLSGFLENIDDLVRSLTVSPTKTSTPKRRDVINSHQVKHQFEGSEIPLTPGGLFGNNDEENGIDNPTSKTKDSGIFVTPGNVKDSGIFITPAAPALDTSHDKGDSGIFVTPGPALDTPHKEEDSGLFMPSAISRFDFDMASDEYISGTEETVHPRIKDYHSPEFREVMRESFNRHRNYARGGNDPNKRKKMKPARPKKWEVRLQEEISEIENGYELYVE, via the exons atgatgatggattcaGTGCAGCAATGGTTGGCTGACCTGCGATGGATGACTGAGTGTGAATGTATGAGTGTCCTTCAGAGTAAATCACTGACTGTTCACGAAAATAACAATGTCCAAACTGCTAATACTAATGGTGCTACATCTCTACATGCCAAAGATCAAAACAATAAGAAAAAACAACTGATACCAAAATCTGTGAAGG AACATATTGATGTCATACGAAGCAGAGCTCACGTCGTAAGCTCTGAATTTACTAAGATATTCAg TAAGATTGAGAAAGACAGATGGAAACATGTAACTAGTAGAATGCTACGTATTGCAAGCCACTTGCGTTCATTAGTTCATGAATGTGATACAGCTATACCATTTAATGCACCACACGTTATTTGGAAG CAAGAAGAACAATTGATCGAAAACTGTAACTGCTTGCAGAACGTTGCTACTGA GCTTATGGAAATAAATAGCACTTTACCAAAGAAAACACCATTGCTCGATCAACTGACAATTACTGGGCAAATATTTGGTTGTCTGGTTGACAATGTTCTGGGATATTTAGTACAG acaATAGTAGATCCTATAGTGTGTCAGTCGAGTGCTGTAGCTGTCAAATCAAGTATTATACATTTAACCGATCTTGCTATAGATGGTGAACATATGTGTTTCATTGTAGCCAGG GAAGGTGGAGTGCGTGCTTTGCTCAATATATGTCATAATGAATCTATAATGACTTCTTGGTCACATGCGTTAAGAACTTTAGCCACTGTATGTTGTGTTCCAGAAGCCATTTCTGAATTAGAAAAG GAAAATGGAGTTGAACTTCTAACGGACTTGCTCAATGATAGTACATTGAATGAAACAATAAGATCAGAGGCAGCTGGAGTAATTGCACAGATAACATCTCCTGGACTCGAACAATATCAACATCTTTCAGGATTCTTGGAAAATATTGATGATCTGGTTCGATCTTTAACTG TTAGCCCTACGAAGACATCTACACCAAAAAGGAGAGATGTTATCAATTCTCACCAAGTGAAACATCAGTTTGAG GGCAGCGAAATTCCGCTGACACCTGGTGGACTATTCGGAAATAATGATGAG gaaaatgGAATTGACAATCCAACTTCGAAAACTAAG GATAGTGGTATATTTGTTACACCAGGCAATGTTAAGGACAGTGGCATTTTTATAACGCCAGCAGCTCCAGCCCTGGATACATCTCATGACAAAGGAGATAGCGGTATATTTGTTACACCGGGTCCAGCGCTGGATACACCACATAAGGAAGAGGATAGCGGTTTATTTATGCCATCAGCTATTTctcgttttgattttgatatggCGAGT gatgaatatatttcaggCACTGAG gaAACTGTTCATCCTCGGATCAAGGATTACCATTCTCCGGAATTTAGAGAAGTAATGAGAG aaTCCTTCAATCGGCATCGCAATTATGCAAGAGGTGGCAACGATccaaacaaaagaaaaaaaatgaaacctGCTCGG CCAAAAAAGTGGGAAGTAAGACTTCAAGAAGAGAtttcagaaattgaaaatggttATGAACTTTATgttgaatga
- the LOC141912715 gene encoding protein inscuteable homolog isoform X1, translating into MMMDSVQQWLADLRWMTECECMSVLQSKSLTVHENNNVQTANTNGATSLHAKDQNNKKKQLIPKSVKEHIDVIRSRAHVVSSEFTKIFSKIEKDRWKHVTSRMLRIASHLRSLVHECDTAIPFNAPHVIWKQEEQLIENCNCLQNVATELMEINSTLPKKTPLLDQLTITGQIFGCLVDNVLGYLVQTIVDPIVCQSSAVAVKSSIIHLTDLAIDGEHMCFIVAREGGVRALLNICHNESIMTSWSHALRTLATVCCVPEAISELEKENGVELLTDLLNDSTLNETIRSEAAGVIAQITSPGLEQYQHLSGFLENIDDLVRSLTVLCVEASTTEVFLLGSAAVANITFMDSLSCDYLLQYHTARVLIEASLLNKAESIFSKDQVVTVLTNMAAMESCCHDITENNGIELLLHFLQERPHKYEADTEKSACERVQQKSAIALTRLSRLQENAQIIIACQGITRLVQLCRDSYERHNSDAVLVACLAALRKISASCGTKDFNPVDVQQLIRPKLLDSFLICSRLEESYV; encoded by the exons atgatgatggattcaGTGCAGCAATGGTTGGCTGACCTGCGATGGATGACTGAGTGTGAATGTATGAGTGTCCTTCAGAGTAAATCACTGACTGTTCACGAAAATAACAATGTCCAAACTGCTAATACTAATGGTGCTACATCTCTACATGCCAAAGATCAAAACAATAAGAAAAAACAACTGATACCAAAATCTGTGAAGG AACATATTGATGTCATACGAAGCAGAGCTCACGTCGTAAGCTCTGAATTTACTAAGATATTCAg TAAGATTGAGAAAGACAGATGGAAACATGTAACTAGTAGAATGCTACGTATTGCAAGCCACTTGCGTTCATTAGTTCATGAATGTGATACAGCTATACCATTTAATGCACCACACGTTATTTGGAAG CAAGAAGAACAATTGATCGAAAACTGTAACTGCTTGCAGAACGTTGCTACTGA GCTTATGGAAATAAATAGCACTTTACCAAAGAAAACACCATTGCTCGATCAACTGACAATTACTGGGCAAATATTTGGTTGTCTGGTTGACAATGTTCTGGGATATTTAGTACAG acaATAGTAGATCCTATAGTGTGTCAGTCGAGTGCTGTAGCTGTCAAATCAAGTATTATACATTTAACCGATCTTGCTATAGATGGTGAACATATGTGTTTCATTGTAGCCAGG GAAGGTGGAGTGCGTGCTTTGCTCAATATATGTCATAATGAATCTATAATGACTTCTTGGTCACATGCGTTAAGAACTTTAGCCACTGTATGTTGTGTTCCAGAAGCCATTTCTGAATTAGAAAAG GAAAATGGAGTTGAACTTCTAACGGACTTGCTCAATGATAGTACATTGAATGAAACAATAAGATCAGAGGCAGCTGGAGTAATTGCACAGATAACATCTCCTGGACTCGAACAATATCAACATCTTTCAGGATTCTTGGAAAATATTGATGATCTGGTTCGATCTTTAACTG TATTGTGCGTTGAAGCATCAACAACTGAAGTTTTCCTGTTGGGATCTGCTGCTGTCGCTAATATAACATTCATGGATAGTTTGTCTTGCGATTATTTATTACAATATCATACGGCACGTGTCCTTATTGAAGCCAGTTTACTCAATAAAGCGGAGTCAATATTCTCTAAAGATCAG GTTGTCACGGTGTTGACCAATATGGCCGCTATGGAATCCTGTTGTCACGACATCACAGAAAACAATGGAATAGAACTATTACTTCATTTTCTACAGGAGCGCCCTCATAAATATGAGGCAGATACAGAAAAATCAGCTTGCGAACGAGTACAACAGAAATCAGCTATTGCACTCACTCGCCTCAGCAGACTACAAGAAAATGCTCAAATTATTATTGCTTGTCAAG GTATCACACGATTAGTTCAGTTATGTAGAGATAGTTATGAACGACACAATAGTGATGCTGTGTTAGTTGCATGTCTG gCTGCATTAAGGAAGATATCTGCTAGTTGTGGCACAAAAGATTTCAACCCGGTCGATGTGCAACAACTCATCCGGCCTAAATTACTGGATTCATTTCTGATATGTTCAAGACTCGAAGAAAGTTATGTATGA
- the LOC141912725 gene encoding uncharacterized protein LOC141912725 — protein MASKLSNSLNTHDFINENNHISDGEIIRFSVKRLDGDDTVGRPDAVYCIETSPEEESSTICEKIRCLCNVTDDKIIRVRNINGSLVPINKRLINKIHIRNENMRPMYTLEVLNRYQNVKPHPKTTELQKYWNTWKSKLEDYQSRMELLDTAAPQLKYKQQDRIMKEIENIENKLAFINRRIEEAECTKWTGMLKKSPLW, from the exons atggCTTCCAAGCTGTCAAACTCGTTAAATACTCACGATttcatcaatgaaaataaCCACATCAGTGATGGAGAAATCATAAGGTTTTCTGTTAAAAGGCTAGATG GTGATGACACGGTAGGTCGACCTGATGCGGTATATTGCATCGAAACATCTCCGGAGGAAGAATCATCCACAATTTGTGAAAAGATAAGATGCTTGTGTAACGTTACTGACGACAAAATAATTAGG GTGAGAAATATCAACGGATCATTGGTACCAATAAATAAACGTTTAATAAACAAAATCCACATTCGAAATGAAAACAT GAGACCTATGTATACCCTTGAAGTGCTGAACAGATATCAAAATG TAAAACCACATCCAAAGACAACTGAACTGCAAAAATACTGGAACACTTGGAAGTCAAAACTTGAAGACTATCAATCAAGG ATGGAGTTACTGGACACTGCTGCTCCTCAACTCAAATATAAACAACAAGACAGAATAATGAAG gaaatagaaaatattgaaaataaactggcATTTATCAACAGAAGGATTGAGGAGGCGGAGTGCACTAAATGGACTGGCATGCTTAAAAAATCACCTCTCTGgtga
- the LOC141914921 gene encoding uncharacterized protein LOC141914921, producing MAAIIRAVKGKPTSMKQMSSSGSGNDHHRHHGSIFPKIPFLRGRHKKLGEGWGVNKEPVADGVTFYLKFLGSTLVEELNDDGQSYGEGISSEAVKRVVTMARNRGAKLQKVSLYVSPSGIKMFDLVSNQLIRELTVDRIRFCTADSCHEKVFAFIARNTENETMECSAYLCAKKKMAQAVTLSVAQAFQLAYEKWEENKGIKDSQHSEKRRFSGLQGNHSADNDLFEPKPSKNTTTLDINSELPPPLMSFNSGPSEPPMRIPAPNGNHGNSTAVTQLIQPIPVLTSPRNNHQNGYKTTTTTSTTTNTTNCRQNWVSFDDNDFGPVSSQPKPQIESQNPFYFGTNLTTDDIDDGVHQFLDGSKSREEFSRQKSLEDLLDL from the exons aTGGCTGCTATTATAAGAGCGGTGAAAGGAAAACCAACATCAATGAAACAGATGTCTTCATCCGGTAGTGGTAATGATCATCATAGACATCACGGATCTATATTTCCTAAAATACCATTTTTACGCGGGAGACATAAAA AACTAGGAGAAGGCTGGGGGGTAAATAAAGAACCGGTAGCTGATGGAgtaactttttatttgaaatttctcGGCTCGACGTTAGTTGAAGAGTTGAATGATGACGGGCAGAGTTATGGTGAAGGAATCAGTTCTGAAGCTGTTAAACgtgttgttactatg GCAAGAAATCGCGGGGCTAAATTACAGAAAGTGTCGCTCTACGTTTCGCCGTCGGGAATAAAGATGTTTGATCTCGTCAGTAATCAACTAATTAGGGAATTGACCGTGGATAG GATACGGTTCTGTACTGCTGATAGTTGTCATGAGAAAGTATTTGCCTTCATCGCcagaaacactgaaaatgaaacaatggAATGTAGTGCCTACTTATGTGCGAAGAAGAAAATG gCTCAAGCAGTGACCTTAAGTGTGGCCCAAGCGTTTCAGTTGGCTTATGAAAAATGGGAAGAAAATAAAGGGATAAAAGACTCACAACATTCAGAAAAG agAAGATTCAGTGGACTACAAGGCAACCATTCCGCCGATAACGACTTGTTTGAGCCGAAACCGTCCAAAAATACAACCACGTTAGATATCAATAGTGAATTACCTCCACCATTAATGAGTTTTAATTCTGGCCCGAGTGAACCCCCTATGCGAATACCAGCTCCTAATGGTAATCACG GAAATTCAACAGCCGTCACACAACTAATACAACCAATTCCAGTTTTAACATCACCTAGAAATAATCATCAAAACGGTTATAAGACAACAACGACCACTTCTACTACTACAAATACGACTAATTGTAGACAAAATTGGGTG AGTTtcgatgataatgattttggcCCAGTTAG TTCACAACCAAAGCCTCAAATAGAGTCTCAAAATCCTTTCTATTTCGGAACAAATTTAACGACGGACGATATCGATGATGGCGTTCATCAGTTCCTCGACGGATCAAAAAGCAGGGAAGAGTTCTCGAGACAGAAATCGTTGGAGGATTTATTAGATCTTTAG